A region from the Thalassophryne amazonica chromosome 2, fThaAma1.1, whole genome shotgun sequence genome encodes:
- the plekhf1 gene encoding pleckstrin homology domain-containing family F member 1 has product MVDQVMFARENLQRIHAVEHSFGPSGKSLSKPGRVLIGEGLLMKQSRREPQQKVFFLFNDVLVYGTIILNGRWHTNQQVIPLEDIQLEDLEDSVTMRNQWLIRTPRKSFFVAAASYEEKRAWMDHIMDCRSRLLQNGGYKPGSTFAVTWIPDKDSATCMRCSDRFTTTQRRHHCRYCGFVVCGSCSKKRAVIKHIHPKKRLRVCRMCHSSLVRKEVEAKERSLLRGDSTRKMGSYEDDMDMSEEEPEVAMEDHNSSRLTESKNVSWSPYVYLNSDHVMPQ; this is encoded by the exons ATGGTCGATCAGGTAATGTTTGCTCGCGAGAATCTCCAGCGGATCCATGCAGTGGAGCATTCATTTGGACCCTCAGGAAAGTCCTTGTCCAAGCCGGGACGCGTTCTGATAGGAGAAGGCCTGTTGATGAAGCAAAGCCGCCGTGAGCCGCaacagaaagtgttcttcctcttCAACGATGTGCTGGTGTACGGCACCATCATTCTGAATGGCCGCTGGCACACCAATCAGCAGGTCATCCCTCTAG AGGACATCCAGCTGGAGGACTTGGAGGACAGTGTGACCATGAGGAACCAGTGGTTAATCCGTACACCACGGAAGTCCTTCTTTGTGGCAGCTGCCTCCTATGAGGAGAAGCGGGCATGGATGGACcacattatggactgcagatccAGACTGCTGCAGAATGGTGGGTACAAACCCGGCTCCACCTTTGCTGTGACCTGGATCCCAGACAAGGACTCTGCCACCTGCATGCGCTGCTCAGACAGGTTCACCACGACCCAGCGTCGGCATCACTGTCGATATTGCGGCTTTGTGGTGTGTGGTTCCTGCTCGAAGAAACGAGCCGTGATCAAACACATTCATCCAAAAAAGCGGCTGAGGGTCTGCAGGATGTGTCACTCAAGCCTTGTGAGGAAGGAGGTAGAAGCTAAGGAAAGGTCTCTCCTGAGAGGGGACAGCACCAGGAAGATGGGGTCATATGAAGACGACATGGACATGTcagaagaggagccagaggtggcCATGGAGGACCACAATTCAAGCAGGTTGACGGAATCTAAGAATGTGTCCTGGTCTCCGTATGTTTACCTGAACTCAGACCATGTGATGCCACAGTAG